From the genome of Actinacidiphila yeochonensis CN732, one region includes:
- a CDS encoding spherulation-specific family 4 protein, translating to MPRLTTRVRPRQAAGPRLGVPAAAHPLMAPGEWAELARPGAPLDWVAFDVAGGPGSRPDPLCAEALAHVRETGVPLLGRLDAGYGQRPRGALLADAARYADWYGVDGFYLDRAPTLRSALPDCGRTAEALRQLVDGPGPVVLAPGAHPFPGYAELADQLVTFCGPWSRYRWSRVPAWTACHPPARFAHLVHGLPAGHLDAALRIARRQGAGTVCVTDRTDRDGADPWSGLAGYWREAVRALGGGGQRPGT from the coding sequence GTGCCGCGTCTGACCACGCGCGTCCGCCCGCGTCAGGCCGCCGGCCCCCGACTGGGCGTGCCGGCGGCCGCGCATCCCCTGATGGCGCCGGGCGAGTGGGCCGAACTGGCCCGGCCCGGCGCGCCGCTGGACTGGGTGGCCTTCGACGTCGCCGGCGGGCCGGGCTCCCGGCCCGACCCGCTCTGCGCCGAGGCGCTGGCCCACGTCCGCGAGACCGGCGTCCCGCTCCTCGGGAGGCTGGACGCCGGGTACGGGCAGCGCCCGCGCGGCGCCCTGCTCGCCGACGCGGCCCGCTACGCCGACTGGTACGGCGTCGACGGCTTCTACCTGGACCGGGCACCCACCCTGAGGTCGGCGCTGCCCGACTGCGGGCGCACCGCCGAGGCGCTGCGGCAGCTGGTGGACGGGCCCGGCCCGGTGGTGCTCGCGCCGGGCGCCCACCCGTTCCCCGGATACGCCGAGCTCGCCGACCAGCTCGTCACCTTCTGCGGCCCCTGGTCGCGGTACCGCTGGTCGCGGGTACCGGCGTGGACGGCGTGCCACCCGCCCGCCCGGTTCGCCCACCTGGTGCACGGGCTGCCGGCCGGCCACCTGGACGCGGCCCTGCGGATCGCCCGCCGGCAGGGCGCCGGGACGGTGTGCGTGACCGACCGCACCGACCGCGACGGCGCCGACCCGTGGTCGGGTCTGGCCGGGTACTGGCGGGAGGCGGTGCGCGCGCTGGGCGGCGGCGGGCAGCGGCCCGGCACGTGA
- a CDS encoding DUF3107 domain-containing protein, which translates to MEVKIGVQYAPREINIESAQSADEVEKAVADALSGTSKLLSLVDEHGRKVLVPADRLAYVEIGEPAARRVGFGAAL; encoded by the coding sequence GTGGAGGTCAAGATCGGCGTGCAGTACGCGCCGCGCGAGATCAACATCGAGAGCGCGCAGTCGGCCGACGAGGTCGAGAAGGCCGTCGCCGACGCGCTCTCGGGCACCAGCAAGCTCCTCAGCCTGGTCGACGAGCACGGCCGCAAGGTCCTCGTGCCCGCCGACCGCCTCGCCTACGTCGAGATCGGTGAGCCGGCGGCCCGCCGAGTGGGGTTCGGCGCCGCCCTCTGA
- a CDS encoding ferritin-like fold-containing protein encodes MDDETDQTPEQQPQRTGIAAQGWDTASAQPQYRAAVVDLLGALAYGELSAFERLAEDAKLAPSLGDKAELAAMAAAEFHHFERLRDRLAEVGEAPNEAMAPFSAALDGFHRQTAPSDWLEGLVKAYVGDAIASDFYREVAARLDSDTRELVLAVLDDTGHGAFAVGKVRAAIAADPRVGGRLALWARRLMGEALSQAQRVVAERDALSTMLVGGVADGFDLAEVGRMFSRITEAHTKRMAALGLSA; translated from the coding sequence ATGGACGACGAGACCGACCAGACGCCCGAGCAGCAGCCCCAGCGCACCGGGATCGCCGCGCAGGGCTGGGACACCGCCTCCGCGCAGCCCCAGTACCGTGCCGCCGTCGTGGACCTGCTGGGCGCCCTGGCGTACGGGGAGCTGTCCGCGTTCGAGCGGCTGGCGGAGGACGCGAAGCTGGCGCCGTCGCTGGGGGACAAGGCGGAGCTGGCCGCGATGGCCGCCGCCGAGTTCCACCACTTCGAGCGGCTGCGCGACCGGCTCGCGGAGGTCGGCGAGGCGCCGAACGAGGCGATGGCCCCCTTCAGCGCCGCCCTGGACGGCTTCCACCGGCAGACCGCGCCCTCGGACTGGCTGGAGGGCCTGGTCAAGGCGTACGTCGGTGACGCCATCGCGTCCGACTTCTACCGCGAGGTGGCGGCCCGGCTGGACTCCGACACCCGGGAGCTGGTGCTGGCGGTCCTGGACGACACCGGCCACGGCGCCTTCGCCGTCGGCAAGGTGCGCGCCGCCATCGCCGCCGACCCGCGCGTCGGCGGCCGGCTGGCGCTGTGGGCCCGGCGGCTGATGGGCGAGGCGCTGTCGCAGGCGCAGCGGGTGGTCGCCGAGCGGGACGCGCTGTCCACGATGCTGGTCGGCGGGGTGGCGGACGGCTTCGACCTGGCCGAGGTGGGGCGGATGTTCTCCCGGATCACCGAGGCCCACACCAAGCGCATGGCGGCGCTGGGCCTGTCCGCCTGA
- a CDS encoding TetR/AcrR family transcriptional regulator, which produces MTAIEQTQARPRGTRLPRRARREQLLGAAQEVFVAQGYHAAAMDDIAERAGVSKPVLYQHFPGKLELYLALLDQHCESLLQAVRTALASTTDNKQRVEATMDAYFAYIEDEGGAFRLVFESDLTNEPAVRERVDKVSLQCAEAISEVIAEDTGLAPDHSMLLAVGLGGVSQVVARYWLASGSDVPRDTAVQLLTSLVWRGIAGFPLHGAEGHHGGEHQTDHHADHHTDRAGDHR; this is translated from the coding sequence GTGACAGCCATCGAGCAGACCCAGGCCAGGCCGCGCGGCACCCGCCTGCCCCGCCGGGCCCGGCGCGAGCAGCTGCTGGGCGCGGCTCAGGAGGTGTTCGTCGCGCAGGGCTACCACGCCGCCGCGATGGACGACATCGCCGAGCGCGCCGGGGTGAGCAAGCCGGTCCTGTACCAGCACTTCCCCGGCAAGCTGGAGCTCTACCTCGCGCTGCTGGACCAGCACTGCGAGTCGCTGCTCCAGGCCGTGCGGACGGCGCTGGCGTCCACCACGGACAACAAGCAGCGCGTCGAGGCGACGATGGACGCGTACTTCGCCTACATCGAGGACGAGGGCGGCGCGTTCCGGCTGGTCTTCGAGTCGGACCTGACCAACGAGCCGGCCGTGCGGGAGCGGGTGGACAAGGTCTCCCTCCAGTGCGCCGAGGCGATCAGCGAGGTCATCGCCGAGGACACCGGGCTGGCCCCCGACCACTCCATGCTGCTGGCGGTCGGCCTCGGCGGCGTCTCCCAGGTGGTGGCCCGCTACTGGCTGGCGAGCGGCAGCGACGTGCCCAGGGACACCGCGGTCCAGCTGCTGACCTCGCTGGTCTGGCGCGGTATCGCCGGGTTCCCGCTGCACGGCGCGGAGGGCCACCACGGGGGCGAGCACCAGACCGACCACCACGCGGACCACCACACGGACCGCGCCGGCGACCACCGCTGA
- a CDS encoding Ms4533A family Cys-rich leader peptide gives MSVRRLSSATRVAFELALIGVAAHSVSDVHCR, from the coding sequence ATGTCTGTGCGCCGTCTCTCCTCTGCCACCCGCGTCGCCTTCGAGCTGGCGCTGATCGGTGTGGCCGCGCACAGCGTCTCCGACGTGCACTGTCGGTGA
- a CDS encoding ABC transporter ATP-binding protein: MTRQTVSASVPAPAGPPGAAGAAPLVEVADLRIDFPTEGGTLRAVDGVGFTLRAGEALGLVGESGSGKSATAYALLGLHQGTGAQVGGTVRVAGTDVLTASDEELRRLRGGVAAVVFQDPLSALDPYLAVGDQIAEVYRVHHRVSRSAARARAVEVLGQVGIPQAARRARSRPHEFSGGMRQRTLIAMALACEPQLIVADEPTTALDVTVQAQILDLLHELRTSAGLALLLVTHDLGVAAGTVDRLLVLQKGKAVESGTTGDLLSAPTHPYTRELLAAVPRLGPSESASASESSPEADADTDAEADSSAGTRAAARPVGADDGVLLQAVGLRKEFARGRDRFAAVDDVDLAVREGETVGIVGESGSGKTTLGRMLVRLLDPTGGAVHYRGRDISRLNDRQLRPLRRELQMVFQDPVSSLNPRRSVGESIADPLRAVGGLTERQITTRVGELLERVGLDPAWYHRYPHEFSGGQRQRVGIARALAPEPRLIVCDEPVSALDVTTQAQVVSLLGGLQRDLGVSLVFVAHDLAVVRQVSDRVVVMRSGRVVEEGTAEEVYDHPRDPYTRGLLAAVPVLDPEEARARRDQRVAAAAVGAAESS, from the coding sequence ATGACGCGGCAGACCGTGTCCGCTTCCGTGCCCGCCCCCGCGGGCCCGCCCGGGGCCGCCGGCGCCGCGCCGCTGGTCGAGGTCGCCGACCTGCGGATCGACTTCCCCACCGAGGGCGGCACCCTGCGGGCCGTCGACGGGGTCGGCTTCACCCTGCGCGCCGGCGAGGCCCTCGGCCTGGTCGGCGAGTCCGGCTCCGGCAAGTCGGCCACCGCGTACGCGCTGCTCGGCCTGCACCAGGGCACCGGCGCCCAGGTCGGCGGCACCGTCCGGGTGGCCGGCACCGACGTGCTCACCGCCTCCGACGAGGAGCTGCGGCGGCTGCGCGGCGGCGTCGCGGCGGTCGTCTTCCAGGACCCGCTGTCCGCGCTCGACCCGTACCTGGCCGTCGGCGACCAGATCGCCGAGGTGTACCGGGTGCACCACCGGGTCTCCCGTTCCGCCGCCCGCGCCCGCGCCGTCGAGGTGCTGGGGCAGGTCGGCATCCCGCAGGCCGCCCGCCGCGCCCGCTCCCGCCCGCACGAGTTCAGCGGCGGCATGCGGCAGCGGACGCTGATCGCGATGGCCCTGGCCTGCGAGCCGCAGCTGATCGTCGCCGACGAGCCGACCACCGCGCTCGACGTCACGGTGCAGGCGCAGATCCTCGACCTGCTGCACGAGCTGCGCACGTCGGCGGGGCTCGCGCTGCTGCTGGTCACCCACGACCTCGGCGTCGCCGCCGGGACCGTCGACCGGCTGCTGGTGCTCCAGAAGGGCAAGGCCGTCGAGTCCGGGACCACCGGGGACCTGCTGAGCGCCCCCACCCACCCCTACACGCGCGAACTGCTCGCGGCCGTGCCCCGGCTGGGGCCGTCGGAGTCGGCGTCGGCGTCGGAGTCCTCGCCCGAGGCGGACGCGGACACGGATGCCGAAGCGGACAGCTCGGCCGGGACCAGGGCCGCTGCCCGCCCGGTCGGAGCCGACGACGGTGTGCTGCTCCAGGCGGTCGGCCTGCGCAAGGAGTTCGCCCGCGGCAGGGACCGGTTTGCGGCCGTCGACGACGTCGACCTCGCCGTCCGCGAGGGCGAGACGGTGGGCATCGTCGGGGAGAGCGGCAGCGGCAAGACGACCCTGGGCCGCATGCTCGTGCGGCTGCTCGACCCGACCGGCGGCGCCGTCCACTACCGGGGCCGGGACATCTCCAGGCTCAACGACCGACAGCTGCGGCCGCTGCGCCGCGAGCTCCAGATGGTCTTCCAGGACCCCGTCTCCTCGCTCAACCCGCGCCGCAGCGTCGGGGAGTCCATCGCCGACCCGCTGCGGGCGGTCGGCGGGCTGACGGAGCGCCAGATCACCACGCGGGTCGGAGAGCTCCTGGAGCGGGTCGGTCTCGACCCGGCCTGGTACCACCGCTACCCGCACGAGTTCAGCGGCGGCCAGCGGCAGCGCGTCGGCATCGCCCGGGCACTGGCCCCCGAGCCGCGCCTCATCGTCTGCGACGAACCGGTCTCCGCGCTGGACGTCACCACCCAGGCGCAGGTCGTCTCGCTCCTCGGCGGACTCCAGCGCGACCTGGGCGTCTCCCTCGTCTTCGTCGCCCACGACCTGGCCGTCGTCCGCCAGGTCAGCGACCGCGTCGTCGTCATGCGGTCCGGGCGCGTGGTCGAGGAGGGCACCGCCGAGGAGGTCTACGACCACCCGCGCGACCCGTACACGCGCGGCCTGCTCGCCGCCGTGCCGGTGCTCGACCCGGAGGAGGCCCGGGCCCGCCGGGACCAGCGCGTGGCAGCGGCCGCGGTCGGGGCGGCGGAGAGCAGCTGA
- a CDS encoding NAD-dependent epimerase/dehydratase family protein, whose amino-acid sequence MRVLLLGADGFLGRHVAERLLADPACQLTALGRSDDADVRFDLATGAPGVLARFMDAVHPGVVVNCAGSTRGTARDLLRQNTVAVATVCEALRRSSVGARLVQVGCGSEYGMSPAGSSTGEDAMPRPGGPYGVSKLAATELVLGSGLDAVVLRVFSPVGPGTPTGAPLGRVAEALRRAMQMGDGELKLGGLSAQRDFVDVRDVARAVHAASLSAAQGVVNIGSGRAVRMRDMAAALAHVAGYDGVLRELDDPPHAAPYPDGCGPWQQADVRTARDRLGWRPRIALEESLADVWMEAACRV is encoded by the coding sequence ATGAGGGTGCTGCTGCTGGGCGCCGACGGCTTCCTCGGCCGCCACGTCGCCGAACGCCTGCTGGCCGACCCCGCCTGCCAGCTCACCGCGCTGGGCCGCAGCGACGACGCCGACGTGCGGTTCGACCTGGCCACCGGGGCGCCCGGCGTGCTCGCCCGGTTCATGGACGCCGTCCACCCGGGCGTCGTGGTCAACTGCGCCGGCTCCACCCGGGGCACCGCCCGCGACCTGCTGCGGCAGAACACCGTGGCGGTGGCCACTGTGTGCGAGGCGCTGCGGCGCAGCTCGGTGGGCGCCCGGCTGGTGCAGGTCGGCTGCGGCTCGGAGTACGGCATGTCGCCGGCCGGCTCCTCCACCGGCGAGGACGCGATGCCCCGGCCCGGCGGGCCCTACGGGGTGAGCAAGCTCGCGGCCACCGAGCTGGTGCTGGGCTCGGGCCTGGACGCCGTGGTGCTGCGGGTGTTCAGCCCGGTCGGCCCGGGCACGCCCACCGGCGCGCCGCTGGGCCGGGTGGCGGAGGCGCTGCGGCGGGCCATGCAGATGGGCGACGGCGAGCTGAAGCTCGGCGGGCTGTCGGCGCAGCGGGACTTCGTCGACGTCCGGGACGTGGCGCGGGCGGTGCACGCCGCCTCGCTGTCGGCCGCCCAGGGCGTGGTGAACATCGGCAGCGGCCGGGCCGTGCGGATGCGGGACATGGCCGCCGCCCTCGCCCACGTCGCCGGGTACGACGGGGTGCTGCGCGAGCTGGACGACCCGCCGCACGCCGCCCCGTACCCGGACGGCTGCGGGCCCTGGCAGCAGGCGGACGTGCGCACCGCCCGGGACCGGCTCGGCTGGCGCCCCCGGATCGCGCTGGAGGAGTCGCTGGCCGACGTCTGGATGGAGGCGGCGTGCCGCGTCTGA
- a CDS encoding DUF3492 domain-containing protein — MRIALLTEGGYPYARGEGGAWCDRLVRGLPQHTYDVYALSRSPRTEEGGRVEPPPQVARVFTERLWGEPSARPRGGGGRRGGRGVRRAARAAFHWHFGDLAAALAGVPVRNAGSGGRSRPGRPAADGGGERADRFAAGLYGLAELAADGVPLSGLLRGDDALGALEAACRAPGVRPLLQDITVTELLAATTLLEHQLRPLSMPWYGPGGLGSADLCHAVSGGPAALPGLLAKRFCGVPLIVTEYTVRVREALLAHRAAGLPPAARALLGDYHRLLAGESYRQAALTTHGSGHVRRWQERCGAPRERMRTVYPGTDAGRFARAGEASEAAAAGPVAPADPTLAWVGRVEPAKDLAALLHAFHAVRAEVPAARLRIFHTPPADERAAGYLVHCRGLAERLFPDEAAHRHAVGESPVSFERIGSPAVPQAADAYASGDVVLSSSFAEGFPLHLVEAMFCGRPTVSTDVGAVREVIGGTGLIVPPRNPRALADAALELLRGPERAARLGAAARERALALFPVTTCVHSFRDAYLSVVARHPVPREPLHDASGSPRPFAEPAESLAAAPLTSSL; from the coding sequence GTGCGCATCGCACTGCTCACCGAAGGTGGCTATCCGTACGCGCGAGGTGAGGGAGGCGCGTGGTGCGACCGGCTGGTGCGCGGACTCCCGCAGCACACGTACGACGTGTACGCGCTCAGCCGTTCACCGCGGACCGAGGAGGGGGGCAGGGTCGAGCCGCCGCCCCAGGTCGCCCGGGTGTTCACCGAGCGCCTCTGGGGTGAGCCGTCGGCCCGCCCGCGCGGCGGAGGCGGCCGTCGGGGCGGCCGGGGCGTCCGCAGGGCCGCGCGGGCCGCCTTCCACTGGCACTTCGGCGACCTGGCCGCCGCGCTGGCCGGCGTGCCGGTCCGTAACGCGGGCAGCGGCGGCCGGAGCCGGCCCGGCCGCCCGGCTGCGGACGGCGGCGGGGAGCGGGCGGACCGTTTCGCCGCCGGCCTCTACGGCCTGGCCGAACTCGCCGCCGACGGCGTCCCGCTGTCCGGGCTGCTGCGCGGCGACGACGCGCTCGGCGCGCTGGAGGCGGCCTGCCGGGCGCCCGGCGTGCGCCCCCTCCTCCAGGACATCACCGTCACCGAGCTGCTGGCCGCCACCACGCTGCTCGAACACCAGCTGCGCCCGCTGTCCATGCCCTGGTACGGCCCCGGCGGGCTCGGCTCGGCCGACCTGTGCCACGCCGTCTCGGGCGGCCCGGCGGCGCTGCCCGGACTGCTGGCCAAACGGTTCTGCGGGGTACCGCTCATCGTCACCGAGTACACCGTCCGGGTCCGCGAGGCGCTGCTCGCCCACCGGGCGGCCGGACTCCCGCCGGCCGCCCGCGCGCTGCTCGGCGACTACCACCGGCTGCTGGCCGGCGAGTCCTACCGGCAGGCCGCGCTGACCACCCACGGCTCCGGGCACGTCCGCCGCTGGCAGGAGCGGTGCGGTGCCCCCCGCGAGCGGATGCGCACCGTCTACCCGGGGACGGACGCCGGCCGCTTCGCCCGCGCCGGCGAGGCGTCCGAGGCCGCGGCGGCCGGCCCCGTGGCGCCCGCCGACCCCACGCTGGCCTGGGTGGGCCGGGTGGAGCCGGCCAAGGACCTCGCCGCGCTGCTGCACGCCTTCCACGCCGTCCGGGCCGAGGTGCCGGCCGCCCGGCTGCGGATCTTCCACACCCCCCCGGCCGACGAGCGCGCGGCCGGGTACCTGGTCCACTGCCGGGGCCTGGCCGAGCGGCTCTTCCCCGACGAGGCCGCGCACCGGCACGCCGTCGGCGAGAGCCCGGTCAGCTTCGAGCGGATCGGCTCCCCGGCCGTGCCCCAGGCGGCGGACGCCTACGCCTCCGGGGACGTGGTGCTCTCCAGCAGCTTCGCCGAGGGCTTCCCGCTGCACCTGGTGGAGGCGATGTTCTGCGGCCGGCCGACGGTCTCCACCGACGTGGGCGCGGTCCGGGAGGTGATCGGCGGCACCGGCCTGATCGTCCCGCCGCGCAACCCCAGGGCGCTTGCCGACGCCGCCCTGGAACTGCTGCGCGGGCCGGAACGGGCCGCCCGGCTGGGCGCCGCCGCACGGGAGCGGGCGCTGGCGCTCTTCCCCGTCACCACCTGCGTGCACTCCTTCCGCGACGCCTACCTGTCCGTCGTCGCCCGGCACCCCGTGCCGCGCGAGCCGCTGCACGACGCCTCAGGCTCCCCTCGCCCCTTCGCCGAACCCGCGGAGTCGCTCGCCGCGGCGCCGCTGACGTCCAGCCTCTAG
- a CDS encoding alpha/beta fold hydrolase, which yields MPTSDLRRAAVAPAAVPPEGPRLADGESARTVRLPGLSLVVRSRPATGPDPEPALFVHGLGGSSQNWSALMPLLADRLAGEALDLPGFGHSPPPDDGNYSVAGHARAVVRLLESEGRGPVHLFGNSLGGAVAVKVAAARPDLVRTLTLVSPALPEVPPQTSAWPTALAAVPGVIRCYGRLTRDWSPQRRTEALLSLCYGDPSSVSESDRAEAAAEYRRRMALPYFRDVMVRSTRGIVGAYTLGGQHALWRQAERVLVPTLLVYGGLDKLVSPRSAPRAARAFRDRRLVFIPNSGHVAMMEHPELVARAVHDLLDEVAPRTGVPGAADSGSAPTGRGTTEQAGTAATGS from the coding sequence ATGCCAACGTCCGATCTCCGCCGCGCCGCCGTCGCGCCGGCGGCTGTCCCTCCCGAGGGGCCGAGGCTCGCGGACGGGGAGTCGGCCCGAACCGTGCGGCTGCCGGGGCTGAGCCTGGTGGTGCGCTCGCGCCCGGCGACCGGGCCGGACCCGGAGCCGGCGCTCTTCGTGCACGGTCTCGGCGGCTCCTCGCAGAACTGGTCCGCGCTGATGCCCCTGCTCGCCGACCGGCTGGCCGGCGAGGCCCTGGACCTGCCCGGGTTCGGCCACTCCCCGCCGCCCGACGACGGCAACTACTCGGTGGCCGGGCACGCCCGCGCGGTGGTGCGGCTGCTGGAGAGCGAGGGGCGCGGCCCGGTCCACCTCTTCGGCAACTCGCTGGGCGGCGCGGTGGCCGTCAAGGTCGCGGCGGCCCGGCCGGACCTCGTGCGCACCCTGACCCTGGTCTCACCGGCGCTGCCCGAGGTGCCGCCGCAGACCAGCGCCTGGCCGACCGCGCTCGCCGCGGTTCCCGGCGTGATCCGGTGCTACGGCCGGCTCACCCGCGACTGGAGCCCGCAGCGGCGCACCGAGGCGCTGCTGTCGCTGTGCTACGGCGACCCCTCGTCGGTCAGCGAGTCGGACCGCGCGGAGGCGGCGGCGGAGTACCGGCGGCGGATGGCGCTGCCGTACTTCCGCGACGTGATGGTCCGCTCCACCCGCGGCATCGTGGGTGCCTACACGCTGGGCGGCCAGCACGCCCTGTGGCGGCAGGCCGAGCGCGTCCTCGTCCCCACGCTGCTGGTCTACGGCGGGCTGGACAAACTGGTGTCGCCCAGGTCGGCCCCGCGTGCGGCCCGCGCTTTCCGCGACCGTCGACTGGTGTTCATCCCGAACAGCGGCCATGTGGCGATGATGGAGCACCCCGAACTGGTGGCCCGCGCCGTCCACGACCTGCTGGACGAGGTGGCGCCGCGGACCGGGGTGCCCGGTGCGGCGGATTCGGGTTCGGCGCCCACCGGGCGGGGTACCACGGAGCAGGCGGGCACGGCGGCGACCGGGAGCTGA
- a CDS encoding ABC transporter substrate-binding protein: MPLSPRKLGAIAVGLALAGGAVACGPKSADSAAKGADAAPHQGGTLYVLNNQPQTNFDPARLYTSGGGNIPSLVFRTLTARNRANGAAGNKVVPDLATDTGEPSKDATVWTYHLKAGLKYQDGTAVTAADIKYGIERSFAAELSGGAPYLRDWLVGAKDYQGPYKDPKGLSAIETPDASTIVFHLDKSEGDFPLLATQTSFSPVPKAKDTGTKYADAPVSTGPYEVVSNQDNGEHMVLKRNPEWFAATDSQRKAYPDTIDVQGGLDQAVINQRLSAGVGKDADAITTDTNLGPAELAKTSADKSLSSRVGTGHFGYTDYLAFNPKVKPFDNIKVREAISYAIDRTTVVDADGGSSLAEPATTFLPDQAAFGYTPSDPFPAGANGNPAKAKELLKEAGYPNGLTVTLAHTTDKNGEEGPEVATAIQDALKKAGITVKLDGMEHNAYQDKVYSVKTEPGLFLAGWGADWPAGGPFLGPIFDGRQIVKDGYNFNSAQLNDPSVNSEIDSINKLTDLSAAAKRWGALGQKIDAQALTVPLVHPVYKRLYGKDIRNIVISDWTGVLDADLVAVK; this comes from the coding sequence ATGCCCCTGTCGCCCCGGAAGCTGGGCGCCATAGCCGTCGGACTGGCCCTCGCCGGAGGGGCCGTCGCCTGCGGCCCCAAGAGCGCCGACTCCGCCGCGAAGGGCGCGGACGCCGCCCCGCACCAGGGCGGAACCCTCTACGTGCTGAACAACCAGCCGCAGACCAACTTCGACCCGGCCCGCCTCTACACCTCCGGCGGCGGCAACATCCCGTCCCTGGTCTTCCGCACCCTCACCGCCCGTAACCGCGCGAACGGCGCCGCGGGCAACAAGGTCGTCCCCGACCTGGCCACCGACACCGGCGAGCCGAGCAAGGACGCCACGGTGTGGACGTACCACCTCAAGGCGGGGCTGAAGTACCAGGACGGCACGGCGGTCACCGCCGCCGACATCAAGTACGGCATCGAGCGCTCCTTCGCCGCGGAGCTCTCCGGCGGCGCCCCCTACCTGCGCGACTGGCTGGTCGGGGCGAAGGACTACCAGGGCCCGTACAAGGACCCCAAGGGCCTGTCCGCGATCGAGACGCCCGACGCCTCGACGATCGTCTTCCACCTCGACAAGTCCGAGGGCGACTTCCCGCTGCTGGCCACCCAGACGTCCTTCTCGCCGGTGCCCAAGGCGAAGGACACCGGCACCAAGTACGCCGACGCCCCGGTCTCCACCGGCCCGTACGAGGTGGTCAGCAACCAGGACAACGGCGAGCACATGGTGCTCAAGCGCAACCCCGAGTGGTTCGCGGCCACCGACAGCCAGCGCAAGGCCTACCCCGACACCATCGACGTGCAGGGCGGGCTGGACCAGGCCGTCATCAACCAGCGGCTGTCCGCCGGCGTCGGCAAGGACGCGGACGCGATCACCACCGACACCAACCTCGGGCCGGCCGAACTGGCCAAGACCAGCGCGGACAAGAGCCTCTCCTCGCGGGTCGGCACCGGCCACTTCGGCTACACCGACTACCTGGCCTTCAACCCGAAGGTGAAGCCGTTCGACAACATCAAGGTGCGCGAGGCGATCTCCTACGCCATCGACCGCACCACCGTCGTCGACGCGGACGGCGGCTCCTCGCTCGCCGAGCCCGCCACCACCTTCCTGCCCGACCAGGCGGCGTTCGGCTACACGCCGTCCGACCCGTTCCCGGCCGGCGCCAACGGCAACCCGGCCAAGGCCAAGGAGCTGCTGAAGGAGGCCGGTTACCCGAACGGCCTGACCGTCACGCTCGCCCACACCACCGACAAGAACGGCGAGGAGGGTCCCGAGGTCGCCACCGCGATCCAGGACGCGCTGAAGAAGGCCGGCATCACCGTCAAGCTCGACGGCATGGAGCACAACGCCTACCAGGACAAGGTCTACAGCGTGAAGACCGAGCCGGGGCTCTTCCTGGCCGGCTGGGGTGCCGACTGGCCCGCCGGCGGCCCGTTCCTCGGCCCGATCTTCGACGGCCGGCAGATCGTCAAGGACGGCTACAACTTCAACAGCGCCCAGCTGAACGACCCGTCGGTGAACAGCGAGATCGACAGCATCAACAAGCTCACCGACCTGAGCGCCGCGGCCAAGCGCTGGGGCGCCCTGGGGCAGAAGATCGACGCCCAGGCGCTGACCGTCCCGCTGGTGCACCCCGTCTACAAGCGGCTGTACGGCAAGGACATCCGCAACATCGTGATCAGCGACTGGACCGGCGTCCTGGACGCCGACCTGGTCGCGGTGAAGTGA
- a CDS encoding ABC transporter permease: MIRFTARRLFQAVVVLLVLAAVLYAAFYLAPGDSARLACGPRCSVEQVAQVRAQMGLDDPVYVQFWHFLQGFVAGHDYSTGTGVLHCPAPCLGQSVRSGDLVSHVVAEKLPATASLALGAMVLWLILGVGTGLVSALRRGTVLDRLLTGLTLAGTATPVFLIGILLLLVFCSWLRWLPYPTYVPLTSDPQQWAWSLLLPWVALALVESAKYARLTRSSMLETLAEDHIRTFRAYGVREGAIVRRHALRGALTSVIALSALDLGTMFGGALLTETLFGVPGLGQQLVQSVQLKDLPVVVGIVLVMGLAVVIANAVADVLYALADRRVVLA; encoded by the coding sequence GTGATCCGCTTCACCGCCCGCCGCCTGTTCCAGGCGGTCGTGGTGCTGCTGGTGCTGGCCGCGGTGCTCTACGCCGCCTTCTACCTGGCGCCCGGCGACTCCGCCCGGCTGGCCTGCGGGCCGCGCTGCTCCGTCGAGCAGGTCGCCCAGGTCCGCGCGCAGATGGGCCTCGACGACCCCGTCTACGTGCAGTTCTGGCACTTCCTCCAGGGCTTCGTCGCCGGCCACGACTACAGCACCGGCACCGGCGTCCTGCACTGCCCGGCCCCCTGCCTCGGCCAGTCCGTCCGCTCCGGCGACCTGGTCAGCCACGTGGTGGCCGAGAAGCTGCCCGCCACCGCCTCGCTCGCGCTGGGCGCCATGGTGCTGTGGCTGATCCTCGGCGTCGGCACCGGGCTGGTCTCCGCGCTGCGCCGCGGCACCGTGCTGGACCGGCTGCTCACCGGGCTCACCCTGGCCGGCACCGCCACCCCGGTGTTCCTCATCGGCATCCTGCTGCTGCTCGTCTTCTGCTCCTGGCTGCGCTGGCTGCCGTACCCGACGTACGTCCCGCTCACCTCCGACCCGCAGCAGTGGGCGTGGAGCCTGCTGCTGCCGTGGGTGGCGCTGGCCCTCGTGGAGTCGGCCAAGTACGCCCGGCTGACCCGCAGCTCCATGCTGGAGACGCTGGCCGAGGACCACATCCGCACCTTCCGCGCCTACGGGGTGCGCGAGGGCGCGATCGTCCGACGGCACGCCCTGCGCGGCGCCCTCACCTCGGTGATCGCGCTGTCCGCGCTCGACCTGGGCACCATGTTCGGCGGCGCCCTCCTCACCGAGACGCTCTTCGGCGTCCCCGGTCTGGGCCAGCAGCTGGTGCAGTCCGTACAGCTCAAGGACCTGCCCGTCGTGGTGGGGATCGTCCTGGTCATGGGCCTCGCCGTGGTGATCGCCAACGCGGTCGCCGACGTCCTGTACGCCCTGGCCGACCGGAGGGTGGTGCTCGCATGA